aaaatatttaaaattttgatcatatattaaaatacttatctaGGTTAggaaataatcaaatttaagtAATAGTACTACttttaatcatatataaaaGATTGGTATAAATCTGGAAAATGCTAAAGGATAATTTTGCCACGAAAGTTTACTAATCCAATTGTCTTTATAAAAAGCAAATTActgtggaagcaccgtagcctattggttaaggtttaaaggcttctacatcCAGGTTtggggttcgaatcccagactatgcaatttattgcagattacaggaaattcaggtttcaagtcccggagaaagcggtttattaaacaattatgctggatcttcataggacggctcaggtgatgcagttaggcgtaggtcttcataaggcaggtaatattgtcggttgtcgaatcgtctatgtaatttttcctatatcataattgtaagatcgtaataaatcagcgttaaaaaaaaaaacaaattactaacTGTTTTTTATTGGCgtattaattaataatgttttatctttacttgtaagagcatctccaatgtacacctctatattttcttctaaaatagagatttctattatagagatgaaaatgctccaatgtatgtctctataatagagttcctctattttagaggaaaattactttttgcctctatatttagaggtaGAAATagcatatctctatattttcccctataaatagaggaactctattatagaagcatacattggagcattttcacctctataatagagtttctctattttagaggaaaatatagagatacaAATAGGAgtgggttggagatggtctaagaaaCTCGACGACAGTTATCAATTTATTGgcttaaagaaagaaaaaatatatatttggatcCTCTTGTTGTTGGCACTTTGAAGTTTCGAAATCAGAAATCTCCCGAGTGAAAGAATCATCCTTCATTGATCGACTCATTCCTTGTTATCAGGTTTGAAGTCACGGACGGTGTGCGCTAGGTGTCTAATAATGGGCGTGGCGGGTTCGAAACTGGAGAAAGCACTGGGCGAGCAGTTCCCGGAGGGAGAACGATACTTTGGCTTCGAAAACTTCGGCAACACTTGTTACTGTAACAGTGTTTTGCAGGTCTCCTTCTCTTTCCATACGTTTACTTAGGTTCTGTCTTTATGCACAATTTTGGTTTTAGGACCGGAAGATCTGTTTGTGTTCTGTTTTTGATATGAACTGTTCCTCTTGTGCAGGCCCTTTACTTTTGTGCTCCCTTCCGTGAACAGTTGCTTGAATACTACTCCACAAATAATAAAAGCTGTGAGGAGAATCTCTTGACCTGCTTGGCTGATTTGTTTTCTCAGGTGATTATGATCCCTAACACATCACATTTCTGATGTAGCAGTCACTCATTAactctttgtttgttttattttttctgtgTTGAGAGCATCATGTCACTACAGATAATATGGAACATTGTGGCGGTGCTAATTTTATTCCCCCTTTTTTTTCCAATAGATAAGTtctcagaagaagaagacaggAGTTATTGCTCCCAAGCGCTTTGTACAGAGGTTGAAGAAACAGAATGTGCTTTTCCGGAGTTATATGCATCAGGTTACCTACTTTGCGTTACTGCCTTATCTTCTCAAAGAAACAGTTTTAAGGAAACATAGCGTTTGATAAAAACTGTTGTGTTACTATATTCTCATGCAGGATGCACATGAGTTCCTTAATTATTTGCTAAACGAACTTGATGACATCTTAGAGAAAGAGGCAAAAACGGACAATGAAACTTCATCAAATGGACCGAAACTTCTTCAGGAAAATGGTGTTCATAAAGAGCCTACTGTTACATGGGTGCACAAGACTTTTCCGGTAGGGATCACTGCATTTTTTTGGCTTCATTTAGATGCGAAAACTATAGTTGTTCATAGACTTATAGCTACCTCAGTGTAGATGCATTAACATTCCGAGTAAAGCTTTAACTTCCTGCATTTTCTAGTCACCAAACCAAACCGGATCATAAAAGTGATCTCTCAAGTGTTTTAGCATGTGCAAACTCATTACAGGGTATACTTACCAACGAGACAAGGTGTCTGAGGTGTGAGACAGTAACAGCAAGAGACGAGACATTCCTAGACCTAAGCCTTGATATTGAACAGAACAGTTCCATAACTAGCTGTTTGAACAACTTCTGCTCCACCGAGACTCTACACTCTGAAGACAAATTCTTCTGTGACAAATGCTGCAGTTTACAAGAAGCACAGAAGAGGATGAAGATCAAGAAACCGCCACACATCTTAGTCATACATCTGAAACGGTTCAAATACATAGAACAGTTGGGTCGCTACAAGAAGCTATCTTACAGA
The nucleotide sequence above comes from Brassica napus cultivar Da-Ae chromosome A9, Da-Ae, whole genome shotgun sequence. Encoded proteins:
- the LOC106368704 gene encoding ubiquitin carboxyl-terminal hydrolase 4-like, encoding MGVAGSKLEKALGEQFPEGERYFGFENFGNTCYCNSVLQALYFCAPFREQLLEYYSTNNKSCEENLLTCLADLFSQISSQKKKTGVIAPKRFVQRLKKQNVLFRSYMHQDAHEFLNYLLNELDDILEKEAKTDNETSSNGPKLLQENGVHKEPTVTWVHKTFPGILTNETRCLRCETVTARDETFLDLSLDIEQNSSITSCLNNFCSTETLHSEDKFFCDKCCSLQEAQKRMKIKKPPHILVIHLKRFKYIEQLGRYKKLSYRVVFPLELKLSNTVEEYADIEYSLFAVVVHVGTGPNHGHYVSLVKSHNHWLFFDDENVEMIEESAVQTFFGSSQEYSSNTDHGYILFYESLGTR